One Pseudonocardia sediminis DNA window includes the following coding sequences:
- the kdpB gene encoding potassium-transporting ATPase subunit KdpB, whose translation MTPSGTSAPTRNRKGTDVVSTEVREAAPAEAAPAAVAAGAFSPGQLVASLPDALRKLDPRAQLSNPVMFVVWVGSVLVTVLAVLDPSVFAVLIAIWLWFTVVFANLAEAVAEGRGKAQAESLRRTKRETTARRLASDGGEEEVPGTALTIGDLVVVEANETIPGDGDVVEGIATVDESAITGESAPVIREAGGDRSSVTGGTTVLSDRIVVRITTKPGESFVDRMIALVEGAARQKTPNEIALTVLLSVLTIIFLLAVVAISPMSAYAGSQVSLTVLTALLVCLIPTTIGALLSAIGIAGMDRLVQRNVLATSGRAVEAAGDIDTLLLDKTGTITFGNRQATELLTVGDTTPEDLAAAARLSSLADQTPEGRSVVALCASAYGLPAEADASEAVAEFVPFTAQTRMSGMDLSGRVVRKGAAQSVLAWAQASDRAEVVRLVEEISDDGGTPLVVASARTADGDGARVLGVIRLSDVVKPGMRERFAELRAMGIRTVMITGDNPRTARAIAADAGVDDHLAEATPEDKMALIKKEQEGGRLVAMTGDGTNDAPALAQADVGVAMNTGTAAAKEAGNMVDLDSDPTKLIEIVEIGKQLLITRGALTTFSVANDLAKYFAILPAMFLALYPSLGALNVMALATPQSAILSAVIFNALVIVALIPLALRGVRYRPSSAAHLLRRNLLIYGLGGVVTPFVGIFLIDLLVRLIPGI comes from the coding sequence ATGACCCCCTCTGGCACGAGCGCCCCCACCCGGAACAGAAAGGGAACAGACGTGGTGAGCACCGAGGTACGCGAGGCGGCGCCGGCCGAAGCCGCGCCCGCGGCCGTCGCCGCCGGGGCGTTCAGCCCGGGCCAGCTCGTCGCCTCGCTGCCGGACGCCCTGCGCAAGCTCGACCCGCGGGCTCAGCTGTCGAACCCGGTGATGTTCGTGGTCTGGGTCGGGTCGGTGCTGGTCACCGTCCTGGCGGTCCTGGACCCGAGCGTGTTCGCGGTGCTGATCGCGATCTGGCTGTGGTTCACGGTCGTCTTCGCGAACCTGGCCGAGGCCGTCGCCGAGGGGCGCGGCAAGGCCCAGGCGGAGTCGCTGCGCCGGACGAAGCGGGAGACCACCGCCCGGCGCCTCGCGTCGGACGGAGGAGAGGAGGAGGTCCCCGGTACGGCGCTGACGATCGGCGACCTCGTCGTCGTCGAGGCGAACGAGACGATCCCCGGAGACGGCGACGTCGTCGAGGGCATCGCGACCGTCGACGAGTCGGCGATCACCGGGGAGTCCGCGCCCGTGATCCGGGAGGCCGGCGGCGACCGCAGCTCGGTCACCGGCGGCACCACGGTGCTCTCCGACCGGATCGTCGTGCGGATCACGACGAAGCCGGGGGAGTCGTTCGTCGACCGGATGATCGCCCTCGTCGAGGGCGCCGCCCGGCAGAAGACGCCGAACGAGATCGCGCTGACGGTGCTGCTGTCGGTCCTGACGATCATCTTCCTGCTGGCCGTCGTCGCGATCTCGCCGATGAGCGCCTACGCCGGCTCACAGGTGTCGCTGACCGTGCTGACCGCGCTGCTGGTCTGCCTGATCCCGACCACGATCGGCGCGCTGCTGTCCGCGATCGGCATCGCCGGGATGGACCGGCTGGTGCAGCGCAACGTGCTCGCGACGTCCGGGCGCGCCGTCGAGGCCGCCGGGGACATCGACACGCTGCTGTTGGACAAGACCGGCACCATCACCTTCGGCAACCGGCAGGCCACCGAGCTGCTCACCGTCGGCGACACGACGCCCGAGGACCTCGCGGCCGCGGCCCGGCTGTCCAGCCTCGCCGACCAGACGCCGGAGGGCCGCAGCGTCGTCGCGCTCTGCGCGTCGGCGTACGGGCTTCCCGCCGAGGCGGACGCCTCCGAGGCAGTGGCGGAGTTCGTGCCGTTCACGGCGCAGACCCGGATGTCGGGCATGGACCTCTCCGGCCGGGTGGTCCGTAAGGGCGCCGCGCAATCGGTGCTGGCGTGGGCGCAGGCGTCCGACCGGGCGGAGGTGGTCCGGCTCGTCGAGGAGATCTCCGACGACGGCGGCACGCCGCTGGTCGTCGCCTCCGCCCGCACCGCCGACGGCGACGGCGCGCGGGTGCTCGGCGTCATCCGGCTCTCCGACGTCGTCAAGCCCGGCATGCGGGAGCGCTTCGCGGAGCTGCGCGCGATGGGCATCCGCACGGTGATGATCACCGGTGACAACCCGCGCACGGCCCGGGCGATCGCCGCCGACGCCGGCGTGGACGACCACCTGGCCGAGGCCACGCCCGAGGACAAGATGGCGTTGATCAAGAAGGAGCAGGAGGGCGGCCGTCTGGTCGCGATGACCGGCGACGGCACCAACGACGCTCCCGCGCTGGCCCAGGCGGACGTCGGGGTCGCGATGAACACCGGGACGGCCGCGGCCAAGGAGGCCGGCAACATGGTCGACCTCGACTCGGACCCGACGAAGCTGATCGAGATCGTCGAGATCGGCAAGCAGCTGCTGATCACCCGGGGCGCGCTGACCACGTTCTCGGTGGCCAACGACCTGGCAAAGTACTTCGCGATCCTGCCCGCGATGTTCCTGGCGCTCTACCCCTCGCTCGGCGCGCTGAACGTCATGGCGCTCGCGACGCCGCAGTCGGCGATCCTCTCGGCGGTCATCTTCAACGCGCTGGTGATCGTCGCGCTGATCCCGCTGGCGCTGCGCGGCGTGCGCTACCGGCCGTCGTCCGCGGCGCATCTTCTGCGCCGCAACCTGCTGATCTACGGGCTCGGCGGCGTGGTGACCCCGTTCGTCGGGATCTTCCTCATCGACCTGCTCGTCCGACTCATCCCGGGGATCTGA
- a CDS encoding potassium-transporting ATPase subunit C yields MLTTLRRQTATGLRVLIVMTVLCGVAYPLAIWAVSRVPGLSGHAEGSVVAGGAGSSLIGVDPVAADPAADPYFHTRASASSEDVLGPADTSTSGASNLGAFSEKLGEQVAQRRTLIAGREGVEPSAVPVDAVTASASGLDPDISPAYAALQTARVARVTGLPVERVRALVDGATDGRMLGFLGDPTVNVTELNLAVRDARG; encoded by the coding sequence ATGCTGACCACACTGCGCCGGCAGACCGCGACCGGTCTGCGCGTCCTGATCGTGATGACCGTGCTGTGCGGCGTCGCCTACCCGCTCGCGATCTGGGCGGTGTCCCGGGTCCCCGGGCTGTCCGGGCACGCCGAGGGGTCGGTCGTCGCCGGGGGAGCGGGGTCGTCGCTGATCGGGGTGGACCCGGTCGCGGCGGACCCGGCCGCCGACCCCTACTTCCACACCCGCGCCTCGGCGTCGTCGGAGGACGTGCTGGGGCCGGCGGACACGTCGACGTCGGGGGCGTCGAACCTCGGGGCGTTCTCGGAGAAGCTGGGCGAGCAGGTGGCCCAGCGCCGGACGCTGATCGCCGGCCGGGAGGGCGTCGAGCCGTCCGCGGTGCCGGTCGACGCCGTCACCGCGTCGGCGTCCGGGCTGGACCCGGACATCAGCCCGGCCTACGCCGCGCTGCAGACCGCGCGCGTGGCGCGGGTGACCGGACTGCCGGTGGAGCGTGTGCGGGCCCTGGTCGACGGTGCGACCGACGGCCGGATGCTCGGGTTCCTCGGTGATCCGACGGTGAACGTCACCGAGCTGAACCTGGCCGTCCGGGACGCGCGTGGCTGA
- a CDS encoding Na+/H+ antiporter gives MQDAHVLQVLVVVLLAVIVLSRVAKWLNVPAPIVLLLGGVPLAFVPWTSEVTLPPEVVLLLFLPALLYWESLTTSLREIRANLRVVVLSSVVLVLVTAGVVAVVGHALGLSWPVAWVLGAVVAPTDATAVAAVAKGMPRRTLTTLRAESLINDGTALVVFAIAVSVATGEQAFSWPSALGQFGLSYIGGALAGLGVAWLAGHARRIAKDTLLENGISILTPFAAFLLAEEVHASGVLAVVVCGLALSQVGPRTVSARTRLQARAFWQLTTFLLNGTLFVLVGMQLRSALGALESYSLAEGLFDALLVALAVIGTRLLWSNTTPYLIRALDRRPAQRLRRVGARQRLANSWAGFRGGVSLAAALAVPTVLVDGTPFPGRDLIIVVTFGVIAVTLLVQGLTLPAVLRFARLPVDTAEAAEEALAHRVATEAGLAALPQTAARLDIVDEAAARVRADYEDHLHDLTDPSGPGVDDTPTPERVEREDYQRLRAALLADKRAAVVALRDAGKIDDIVLRRVQAGLDAEEVRLAGAADVE, from the coding sequence GTGCAGGACGCACACGTGCTGCAGGTTCTGGTCGTGGTCCTGCTGGCGGTGATCGTCCTGAGCAGGGTGGCGAAGTGGCTGAACGTGCCCGCGCCGATCGTGCTGCTGCTCGGCGGGGTACCGCTGGCCTTCGTGCCGTGGACGTCGGAGGTGACGCTGCCGCCGGAGGTCGTGTTGCTGCTGTTCCTCCCCGCGCTGCTCTACTGGGAGTCGCTGACCACCTCGCTGCGCGAGATCCGCGCCAACCTGCGCGTCGTCGTGCTGTCGTCGGTGGTGCTCGTGCTGGTGACGGCCGGTGTGGTGGCCGTCGTCGGGCACGCGCTGGGCCTGTCCTGGCCGGTGGCCTGGGTGCTGGGCGCGGTCGTCGCGCCCACCGACGCGACGGCCGTCGCCGCCGTCGCCAAGGGGATGCCGCGGCGGACGCTGACCACACTGCGCGCGGAGTCGCTGATCAACGACGGCACGGCGCTGGTCGTGTTCGCGATCGCGGTGTCGGTGGCCACCGGCGAGCAGGCCTTCAGCTGGCCCTCGGCACTGGGGCAGTTCGGGCTCTCGTATATCGGCGGCGCGCTGGCCGGCCTGGGAGTGGCCTGGCTCGCCGGGCACGCACGACGGATCGCGAAGGACACGCTGCTGGAGAACGGGATCAGCATCCTGACTCCGTTCGCGGCGTTCCTGCTGGCCGAGGAGGTGCACGCCTCCGGGGTGCTGGCCGTGGTCGTGTGCGGGCTGGCGCTGAGCCAGGTCGGGCCGCGCACCGTCTCGGCCCGGACCCGGCTGCAGGCCCGCGCGTTCTGGCAGCTCACGACGTTCCTGCTCAACGGCACCTTGTTCGTCCTGGTCGGGATGCAGCTGCGCAGCGCACTCGGAGCGCTCGAGTCCTACTCGCTGGCCGAGGGACTGTTCGACGCCCTGCTCGTCGCGCTCGCGGTGATCGGCACCCGGCTGCTGTGGTCCAACACCACGCCGTACCTGATCCGGGCCCTCGACCGCCGGCCCGCGCAACGCCTGCGACGCGTCGGTGCCCGGCAGCGCCTGGCCAACTCCTGGGCGGGATTCCGAGGCGGGGTGTCGCTGGCCGCGGCCCTGGCCGTGCCGACCGTGCTCGTCGACGGCACCCCGTTCCCCGGACGGGACCTGATCATCGTCGTCACGTTCGGGGTCATCGCGGTGACGTTGCTCGTCCAGGGCCTGACCCTGCCCGCGGTACTGCGCTTCGCCCGGCTCCCGGTGGACACCGCCGAGGCCGCCGAGGAGGCGCTGGCGCACCGGGTCGCCACCGAGGCGGGCCTGGCCGCGCTGCCCCAGACCGCGGCCCGGCTCGACATCGTCGACGAGGCCGCGGCCCGGGTCCGCGCCGACTACGAGGACCACCTGCACGACCTGACCGATCCGTCCGGGCCCGGCGTCGACGACACCCCCACCCCGGAGCGGGTCGAGCGGGAGGACTACCAGCGGCTGCGCGCCGCGCTCCTGGCCGACAAGCGCGCCGCCGTGGTCGCCCTGCGCGACGCCGGGAAGATCGACGACATCGTGCTGCGCCGGGTCCAGGCGGGTCTCGACGCCGAGGAGGTCCGCCTGGCCGGCGCCGCCGACGTCGAGTGA
- a CDS encoding sensor histidine kinase: MTKRGELRIHLGAAPGVGKTFAMLGEARRRLDRGTDVVVGVVETHGREKTAGLLDGLEVVPRRRVPHGATELEELDLDAVLVRRPEVALVDELAHTNAPGSRNAKRWQDVEELLDAGIDVISTVNVQHLESLGDVVHTITGVRQRETVPDEVVRRAEQLELVDITPEALRRRLAHGNVYAAEKVDAALANYFQVPNLIALRELALLWVADEVDVALRRHRTDKKITDVWETRERVVVALTGGPESETVLRRAARIAKRAGQADLLAVHVLRGDGLAGAPVGATMALRRLADDVGATFHTAVGDGGADAVTTALLDFARAVNATQLVLGTSRRSRLARLFDPGIGARVVQESGPIDVHMVTHDAAGRALRLPALRGGLSGSRQAAGWVLAVLAPAVATLLGVALRDVIGLSTDVVLFFLAAVVVAAVGGLGPALLTVLLGGFALNFFLTPPLYSLTIAATENVITVVVMLGVAVLVALVVDRAARRAEQAARARAEAALLASFARTVLTRTDPLPRLLEKVREAFGLRCAALLERASDGDADGLGASSDGHRGWRQVAVSGPPECARPDQADVDVEMEPGLHLVGTGRSLPAADRRLLETVGGQALLALRSQRAAADAESARRRAEVNETRGALLSAVGHDLRSPLTSIKASVGTLRDPLLRLSGTDRADLLAGMEESADRLTGLVDNLLDSSRLAAGAVHPLLAPVGYDEVALRALVGIEDAARVTMEIDEELPDVVADVGLLERVVANVVDNALRHGAGAPVALRASAHADRVELRVVDRGPGVPRHSRDGLFAAFQRLGDRDATPGVGLGLSVARGLTAVMGGTLSAEDTPGGGLTVVVSMPSAGAPVAEPEVIG, encoded by the coding sequence GTGACCAAGCGGGGTGAGCTGCGGATCCACCTGGGGGCCGCCCCCGGGGTGGGCAAGACGTTCGCGATGCTCGGGGAGGCGCGGCGGCGTCTGGACCGCGGCACCGACGTCGTCGTCGGGGTCGTGGAGACGCACGGCCGGGAGAAGACGGCCGGGCTGCTCGACGGGCTCGAGGTGGTCCCGCGGCGCCGGGTGCCGCACGGCGCGACCGAGCTGGAGGAGCTGGACCTGGACGCGGTGCTGGTGCGCAGGCCGGAGGTCGCGCTCGTCGACGAGCTGGCGCACACCAACGCGCCCGGCTCACGGAACGCGAAGCGCTGGCAGGACGTGGAGGAGCTGCTCGACGCCGGCATCGACGTCATCTCCACGGTGAACGTGCAGCACCTGGAGTCCCTCGGCGACGTGGTGCACACGATCACCGGCGTGCGGCAGCGGGAGACCGTCCCGGACGAGGTGGTGCGCCGGGCCGAGCAGCTCGAGCTCGTCGACATCACCCCGGAGGCGCTGCGCCGCCGTCTCGCGCACGGCAACGTCTACGCCGCGGAGAAGGTCGACGCGGCGCTGGCCAACTACTTCCAGGTGCCGAACCTGATCGCGCTGCGCGAGCTTGCGCTGCTGTGGGTGGCCGACGAGGTCGACGTCGCCCTGCGCCGGCACCGCACCGACAAGAAGATCACCGACGTCTGGGAGACGCGGGAACGCGTCGTCGTCGCGCTGACCGGCGGGCCGGAGTCCGAGACCGTGCTGCGACGGGCCGCGCGGATCGCGAAACGGGCCGGTCAGGCCGACCTGCTGGCCGTGCACGTGCTGCGCGGCGACGGCCTCGCCGGGGCCCCGGTCGGGGCGACGATGGCGCTGCGCCGCCTCGCCGACGACGTCGGTGCCACGTTCCACACCGCGGTCGGCGACGGCGGCGCGGACGCCGTCACCACCGCACTGCTCGACTTCGCCCGCGCGGTGAACGCGACCCAGCTGGTCCTCGGCACCTCGCGGCGCTCACGCCTGGCGCGGCTGTTCGACCCCGGGATCGGCGCGCGGGTGGTGCAGGAGTCCGGGCCGATCGACGTGCACATGGTCACCCACGACGCGGCCGGGCGGGCGTTGCGTCTGCCCGCCCTGCGCGGGGGTCTGTCCGGGTCGCGGCAGGCCGCCGGATGGGTGCTGGCCGTGCTCGCCCCGGCGGTGGCCACGCTGCTCGGGGTGGCGCTGCGCGACGTGATCGGGCTGTCCACCGACGTGGTGCTGTTCTTCCTGGCCGCGGTCGTCGTCGCGGCGGTCGGGGGACTGGGCCCGGCGCTGCTGACGGTGCTGCTCGGCGGGTTCGCGCTGAACTTCTTCCTCACCCCACCGCTGTACTCCCTGACCATCGCGGCGACCGAGAACGTGATCACCGTGGTGGTGATGCTGGGCGTCGCGGTGCTGGTCGCGCTCGTGGTGGACCGGGCCGCGCGACGGGCCGAGCAGGCCGCCCGGGCACGGGCCGAGGCGGCGCTGCTGGCGTCGTTCGCGCGCACGGTGCTGACCCGCACCGATCCGCTTCCGAGGCTCCTGGAGAAGGTCCGCGAGGCGTTCGGGCTGCGGTGCGCGGCGCTGCTGGAACGGGCCTCCGACGGGGACGCGGACGGCCTGGGCGCCTCCTCCGACGGGCACCGCGGCTGGAGGCAGGTCGCGGTCTCCGGACCTCCGGAGTGCGCCCGGCCCGACCAGGCCGACGTCGACGTCGAGATGGAACCGGGCCTGCACCTGGTCGGCACCGGGCGGTCGCTGCCCGCCGCGGACCGGCGGCTGCTGGAGACGGTCGGCGGGCAGGCGCTGCTCGCGTTGCGCAGCCAGCGCGCCGCGGCCGACGCCGAGTCCGCGCGGCGCCGCGCCGAGGTGAACGAGACCCGCGGCGCGCTGCTCTCGGCGGTCGGGCACGATCTGCGCAGCCCGCTGACCTCGATCAAGGCCTCTGTGGGGACCTTGCGCGACCCGCTGCTGCGGCTGTCGGGCACCGACCGGGCCGACCTGCTGGCCGGGATGGAGGAGTCCGCGGACCGGCTGACCGGGCTGGTGGACAACCTGCTGGACTCCTCGCGTCTCGCGGCCGGCGCGGTGCACCCGCTGCTCGCGCCGGTCGGGTACGACGAGGTCGCGTTGCGGGCGCTGGTGGGGATCGAGGACGCCGCCCGGGTGACGATGGAGATCGACGAGGAGCTCCCCGACGTCGTCGCCGACGTGGGGCTGCTGGAACGGGTGGTGGCCAACGTGGTGGACAACGCGCTGCGGCACGGGGCCGGTGCGCCGGTCGCGCTGCGCGCCAGCGCCCACGCCGACCGGGTCGAGCTGCGGGTCGTCGACCGTGGTCCGGGTGTGCCGCGCCACTCCCGCGACGGCCTGTTCGCCGCGTTCCAGCGCCTCGGCGACCGGGACGCCACCCCGGGTGTCGGGCTCGGCCTGTCGGTCGCCCGCGGGCTGACCGCCGTCATGGGCGGGACGCTGTCGGCGGAGGACACCCCCGGCGGTGGACTGACCGTCGTGGTGTCCATGCCCTCGGCCGGAGCGCCGGTCGCCGAGCCGGAGGTGATCGGGTGA
- a CDS encoding response regulator — protein MSGTPAGAGTRVLVVDDDPQILRALRINLTAHGYTVLVAADGASALRTAADGHPEVVVLDLGLPDLDGTDVIEGLRGWTPVPILVLSARTDATDKVRALDAGADDYVTKPFGMAELLARLRAAVRRAAVSSVDGEAVISTPDFTVDLAAKTVALADGSEVHLTPTEWGILELLVRHRGKLVGQRQLLREVWGPSYGSETNYLRVYLAQLRRKLEPSPSRPKYLITEAGMGYRFDG, from the coding sequence ATGAGCGGGACGCCGGCCGGGGCCGGGACGCGGGTACTCGTCGTCGACGACGACCCGCAGATCCTGCGCGCCCTGCGGATCAACCTGACCGCACACGGCTACACCGTGCTCGTCGCCGCGGACGGCGCATCGGCGCTGCGGACGGCGGCCGACGGGCACCCGGAGGTCGTGGTGCTCGACCTAGGCCTGCCCGACCTCGACGGCACCGACGTGATCGAGGGCCTGCGCGGCTGGACACCCGTCCCGATCCTGGTCCTGTCGGCCCGCACCGACGCCACCGACAAGGTCCGCGCGCTCGACGCCGGTGCCGACGACTACGTCACCAAGCCGTTCGGGATGGCCGAGCTGCTGGCCCGCCTGCGCGCCGCCGTCCGACGGGCCGCGGTGTCCTCCGTCGACGGCGAGGCGGTGATCTCGACGCCCGACTTCACCGTCGACCTGGCCGCCAAGACCGTGGCCCTGGCCGACGGTTCCGAGGTGCACCTGACCCCGACCGAGTGGGGCATCCTCGAGCTGCTGGTCCGCCACCGCGGCAAGCTCGTCGGGCAGCGCCAGCTCCTGCGCGAGGTGTGGGGCCCGTCGTACGGCTCGGAGACCAACTACCTGCGCGTCTATCTGGCGCAACTGCGCCGCAAGCTGGAGCCGTCGCCGTCGCGGCCCAAGTACCTGATCACCGAGGCCGGGATGGGCTACCGCTTCGACGGCTGA
- a CDS encoding type IV toxin-antitoxin system AbiEi family antitoxin domain-containing protein, with amino-acid sequence MSIDDVLRDQDGVINRRQALACGMSASTVRRRLASGAWTELLPGVFLAGGHVLGDRARVRAAWLWCGPWSVVTGLAAGFWLGLVGRAPETVEVTVPRTVTRRSRSGVRVRRRDLAPVDRARLDGVVVGAVAATVLETAAAVPDGAAVLDRALQQRRVRFSDLYQAYCRMLGCPGTARAGTLLVGAADRADSALERRLVTALRRAGVTGFVLGHRFDGRPIDLAFPEVRLAVEVDGWAWHVDPARFTADRAKGNALIAAGWLLLRFTWAEITDRPDRVVGQIVAALQDRRAGSGTHHIRRDPLPGR; translated from the coding sequence ATGTCGATCGATGACGTGTTGCGCGACCAGGACGGGGTGATCAACCGCCGCCAGGCGCTCGCCTGCGGGATGTCGGCCTCGACGGTCCGGCGGCGCCTCGCGAGCGGGGCCTGGACGGAGCTGCTGCCCGGTGTCTTCCTGGCCGGCGGGCACGTGCTCGGTGACCGGGCCCGGGTACGGGCGGCCTGGCTGTGGTGCGGGCCGTGGTCGGTGGTCACCGGCCTGGCCGCGGGCTTCTGGCTCGGCCTGGTCGGGCGGGCACCGGAGACGGTCGAGGTGACGGTGCCGCGCACGGTCACCCGCCGCTCGCGATCCGGGGTGCGGGTGCGGCGCCGCGATCTGGCGCCGGTCGACCGGGCACGGCTGGACGGGGTCGTCGTCGGCGCCGTCGCGGCCACGGTGCTCGAGACCGCGGCCGCCGTCCCGGACGGTGCCGCCGTCCTCGACCGGGCACTGCAGCAGCGACGGGTCCGCTTCTCGGACCTGTACCAGGCCTACTGCCGGATGCTGGGCTGCCCCGGTACGGCGCGGGCGGGAACGTTGCTGGTGGGGGCGGCCGATCGGGCGGACTCGGCACTGGAACGCAGGCTGGTCACCGCACTGAGACGGGCCGGGGTGACCGGGTTCGTCCTCGGCCACCGGTTCGACGGCCGGCCGATCGACCTGGCGTTCCCCGAGGTGCGGCTCGCCGTGGAGGTGGACGGCTGGGCCTGGCATGTCGACCCGGCCCGGTTCACCGCCGACCGGGCCAAGGGCAACGCTCTGATCGCCGCCGGGTGGTTGCTGCTCCGGTTCACCTGGGCGGAGATCACCGATCGCCCGGACCGGGTCGTCGGGCAGATCGTCGCCGCCCTACAAGATCGGCGTGCCGGCAGCGGAACGCACCACATCCGGCGCGATCCGCTGCCGGGACGCTGA
- a CDS encoding CAP domain-containing protein gives MLTGVVVGSTLALAALLSAPALLPAGDDPATATAALVPAADSTAASPGAASSPGAASFPGTGVPGAGTTGTGPTGIGPSGAPAGGATEATAPAIPRPGSVGPFAPGAPASDALAALALAVVEEPAVEPVAAETSDTGSPNTGSPVAAEETDEAAPAPSGPEAEVVALTNDRRADAGCGALRIDPRITAAAQRHSEDMASAGYFSHDSRDGRSFVDRLSAAGYPSPGAENIAQGQPDAASVVQAWMDSPGHRKNIEDCSLTTIGIGLAGDADYWTQDFGR, from the coding sequence GTGCTCACCGGAGTAGTAGTCGGCTCGACCCTCGCGCTGGCCGCACTGTTGTCCGCCCCTGCACTTCTCCCCGCGGGAGACGATCCCGCGACGGCCACCGCCGCCCTGGTCCCGGCCGCCGATTCCACCGCCGCCTCCCCCGGCGCGGCCTCGTCCCCCGGCGCGGCCTCCTTCCCCGGCACCGGCGTCCCGGGGGCGGGGACGACCGGCACCGGGCCGACCGGCATCGGCCCATCCGGCGCCCCGGCCGGCGGGGCCACGGAGGCCACCGCACCGGCGATCCCGCGCCCCGGCTCGGTCGGCCCGTTCGCTCCCGGCGCCCCCGCCTCCGACGCGCTGGCCGCCCTCGCGCTGGCCGTCGTCGAGGAACCGGCGGTGGAGCCCGTCGCGGCGGAGACGTCCGACACCGGCTCCCCGAACACGGGCTCCCCGGTCGCGGCCGAGGAGACCGACGAGGCCGCGCCCGCACCGTCCGGCCCGGAGGCGGAGGTCGTCGCGCTGACCAACGACCGTCGCGCCGACGCCGGGTGCGGCGCCCTGCGGATCGACCCGCGGATCACCGCCGCGGCCCAACGCCACAGCGAGGACATGGCCTCGGCCGGCTACTTCTCCCACGACAGCCGGGACGGCCGCTCGTTCGTCGACCGCCTCTCCGCGGCCGGCTACCCGTCTCCCGGCGCGGAGAACATCGCCCAGGGCCAGCCCGACGCCGCGTCGGTCGTGCAGGCCTGGATGGACTCCCCCGGCCACCGCAAGAACATCGAGGACTGCAGCCTGACCACGATCGGCATCGGCCTGGCCGGCGACGCCGACTACTGGACCCAGGACTTCGGCCGCTGA
- a CDS encoding acylphosphatase, giving the protein MSSNDDATVRLNAWVQGTVQGVGFRWWTRSRALELGLVGQARNLSDGRVAVIAEGDRQACDRLVELLNGGGTPGRVDDVAVQWGEATGAFHGFVEA; this is encoded by the coding sequence GTGAGTAGCAACGATGATGCGACCGTTCGGCTCAACGCGTGGGTCCAGGGGACGGTACAAGGTGTGGGTTTCCGCTGGTGGACGCGATCGCGGGCGTTGGAGCTGGGGTTGGTCGGGCAGGCCCGGAACCTGTCCGACGGCCGTGTCGCCGTGATCGCGGAGGGTGATCGTCAGGCCTGTGACCGGCTGGTGGAGCTCCTGAACGGCGGCGGCACCCCGGGCCGGGTCGACGACGTCGCCGTCCAGTGGGGCGAGGCCACCGGCGCGTTCCACGGGTTCGTCGAGGCTTGA